A genomic stretch from Heliangelus exortis chromosome 23, bHelExo1.hap1, whole genome shotgun sequence includes:
- the HES5 gene encoding transcription factor HES-5: MAPSTLSLEILTPKEKNRLRKPIVEKLRRDRINSSIEQLKLLLEKEFQRHQPNSKLEKADILEMTVSYLKYSRAFAASAKSLQQDYCEGYAWCLKEALQFLSLHSASTETRMKLICHFQRSQAVPKDSGSSLPASTHQPPAKQAALKPSCSLWRPW; this comes from the exons ATGGCACCCAGCACGCTCTCTCTGGAAATCCTAACACCCAAAGAGAAGAACAGA CTCAGGAAACCCATTGTAGAAAAGCTGCGGCGCGACCGGATTAACAGCAGCATCGAGCAGCTGAAACTGCTCCTGGAGAAGGAGTTCCAGAGACACCAGCCCAACTCCAAGCTGGAGAAAGCTGACATCCTGGAGATGACTGTCAGCTACCTGAAATACAGCCGAG CTTTTGCAGCATCTGCCAAAAGCCTACAGCAGGATTATTGTGAAGGGTATGCCTGGTGCCTCAAGGAAGCTCTGCAGTTCCTGTCTCTCCATTCAGCAAGCACAGAAACCCGGATGAAGCTGATCTGCCACTTCCAGAGGTCACAAGCAGTGCCTAAGGACTCTGGTTCTTCTCTACCTGCTTCCACACACCAGCCCCCTGCAAAACAAGCAGCACTGAAaccctcctgcagcctctggagGCCTTGGTAG